From a region of the Salmo trutta unplaced genomic scaffold, fSalTru1.1, whole genome shotgun sequence genome:
- the LOC115182464 gene encoding glutenin, high molecular weight subunit DX5-like — MSGTLYIKGLSPGALERPALYIKGLSPGALERPALYIKGLSPGALERPALYIKGLSPGALERPALYIKGLSPGALERPALYIKGLGPGALERPALYIKGLGLGALERPALYIKGLSPGALERPALYIKGLGPGALERPALYIKGLGPGALERPALYIKGLSPGALERPALYIKGLSPGALERPALCIKGLSPGALERPALYIKGLSPGALERPALYIKGLSPGALERPALYIKGLSPGALERPALYIKGLSPGALERPALYIKGLSPGALERPALYIKGLSPGALERPALYIKGLSPGALERPALYIKGLSPGALERPALYIKGLSPGTLERPALYIKGLSPGALERPALYIKGLSPGALERPALYIKGLSLGALERPALYIKGLSPGALERPALYIKGLSPGALERPALYIKGLSPGALERPALYIKGLSPGTLERPAVYIKGLSPGTLERPALSHSQRLTSK; from the exons ATGTCTGGAA CTCTCTACATAAAGGGACTCAGCCCTGGGGCTCTGGAACGGCCAGCTCTCTACATAAAGGGACTCAGCCCTGGGGCTCTGGAACGACCAGCTCTCTACATAAAGGGACTCAGCCCTGGGGCTCTGGAACGGCCAGCTCTCTACATAAAGGGACTCAGCCCTGGGGCTCTGGAACGGCCAGCTCTCTACATAAAGGGACTCAGCCCTGGGGCTCTGGAACGGCCAGCTCTCTACATAAAGGGACTCGGCCCTGGGGCTCTGGAACGGCCAGCTCTCTACATAAAGGGACTCGGCCTTGGGGCTCTGGAACGGCCAGCTCTCTACATAAAGGGACTCAGCCCTGGGGCTCTGGAACGGCCAGCTCTCTACATAAAGGGACTCGGCCCTGGGGCTCTGGAACGGCCAGCTCTCTACATAAAGGGACTCGGCCCTGGGGCTCTGGAACGGCCAGCTCTCTACATAAAGGGACTCAGCCCTGGGGCTCTGGAACGGCCAGCTCTCTACATAAAGGGACTCAGCCCTGGGGCTCTGGAACGGCCAGCTCTCTGCATAAAGGGACTCAGCCCTGGGGCTCTGGAACGGCCAGCTCTCTACATAAAGGGACTCAGCCCTGGGGCTCTGGAACGGCCAGCTCTCTACATAAAGGGACTCAGCCCTGGGGCTCTGGAACGACCAGCTCTCTACATAAAGGGACTCAGCCCTGGGGCTCTGGAACGGCCAGCTCTCTACATAAAGGGACTCAGCCCTGGGGCTCTGGAACGGCCAGCTCTCTACATAAAGGGACTCAGCCCTGGGGCTCTGGAACGGCCAGCTCTCTACATAAAGGGACTCAGCCCTGGGGCTCTGGAACGGCCAGCTCTCTACATAAAGGGACTCAGCCCTGGGGCTCTGGAACGGCCAGCTCTCTACATAAAGGGACTCAGCCCTGGGGCTCTGGAACGGCCAGCTCTCTACATAAAGGGACTCAGCCCTGGGACTCTGGAACGGCCAGCTCTCTACATAAAGGGACTCAGCCCTGGGGCTCTGGAACGGCCAGCTCTCTACATAAAGGGACTCAGCCCTGGGGCTCTGGAACGGCCAGCTCTCTACATAAAGGGACTCAGCCTTGGGGCTCTGGAACGGCCAGCTCTCTACATAAAGGGACTCAGCCCTGGGGCTCTGGAACGGCCAGCTCTCTACATAAAGGGACTCAGCCCTGGAGCTCTGGAACGGCCAGCTCTCTACATAAAGGGACTCAGCCCTGGGGCTCTGGAACGGCCAGCTCTCTACATAAAGGGACTCAGCCCTGGGACTCTGG